The genomic segment TACTCATCTCAAGTTTAACACACATACTTCCCTTTGTACTGGATCTGCTTGCAATATAGTAAGATCACATATTATTGGCAGCAACTGGGAGCAAGAACTGGGGAACTGACTGCCTTTTTTATAGACATAACATTCGTCTAAGAACCTGAAGAGAGTGAGCAGAGTCTGAGGTTGGTTTCCTACCTCAGGAGAGAGGCCCACAAACGATTTCAAAATTATGACTGATGTCACAACAACCATTAATAGGATGACAATAGCCTACAAGTATTGAAAGTAGCACATGAGAGTCAAAAGCtgtcagaaagagaaagagacagagggagggagggagggagagaggggagaggtcGTATAACAAGCAGTTTGAAtttgctgcattctaaccagccTAAAACAATTTTCATCTCCCAGGAGCTTCTGCATCAGACATTACACCAGACATGGCTGCCAGACATGTTGGGAATGATTCCCCAACATGGGGAACCCTCCCAAAGAAAAAACCCCTAAACTTTAAATCAGCTGAAGGAAGAAGCAGTCCAAAAACCAGGGCAATACTGCCAGAGTGTATGAATTCTTATCCCACAGATAACGATTCTGTTCtaacaccccccctcctcctgtaaCTCCACCATTAACTCGGTAGGGAACAAAATGCTATCATTCCTGAGCTAGTAACAACTTTGGGAAAGTAGATTAGACCCAATAAATGGCTTCATGCAACTCCATATATCTCCCCACACCAACTGCTGATCCAAACAAGCCTTAAAATTACTTAAAAGTTCGCTTTAAAATGATCTCAGTTGTCCTTCATCGTCTCCATTTTGAACCTGATCTATAATTAATAACAACCATAATAATTTCTCCTAAACTCCTTCCATGCTAGGCAGCTATCTTGGCTCCAAGGCTTTCTTCCAGGAGTTActttattttttcagtgccagaATCATCTTCAATCTCCTTGTTGCATTAATAACTGCATCGAACTCCTTTTATAATACTTGGTTGCAGAGGGAGACCAAGAGTTTCAcaaaagatacagaacaatttttttttttaaaaaaacccatattTGGCACGCTAACAGCAATATTACCTCTATTACCTCAAGTCCACATTGTCCCTGACAGCGCACAGTCGTTCACCTTTAAAGCATGGAGGGAATCAAAGATTAGCGCTTTCCCTGAGCTGAAAAAGACAAACATTATTGGGCTTCGAAAGGAAATGAGAAGCAAAGAATCTGTCCCTTGCCCCACTTCATGCTACAGAGTGTTTCTGAAACTTGACAACATTTAAGATGTTGTCATTCTAGATGTCGTGACTTTATGTCATGCtgatgggaaattctgggagttaaagtccagacatcttaaagtttgccaaggttgaaaaagacCGTGTTAGAGGTTAACACTGAAAAAATGGAAGCTCTTACCTAGCGGGATTGACAACCACTTTCTGCCCTGATGGCCAAAGGCAGGGCTGGTTGCAGCCTCTAAGAGATGCTCGACCAGCCAATGGGACAACCCCCCTCCCCGAAACAAAAGCAAAGTAGCACAAGGCACCCCCAGAAGACTTTGTCCCTGGCAGATGTTGCTCAGGATACATGTAGACATGCTGGTGTTTCTTTCTGCCACCCAGCAAATGTATTCACATGGCAGGACTTCCAGAATTTATTCTGCACTGAACTGGCCTATGTCCCCTTCTGCCTCTTTGGCCTTGGCTCTCAAACGATCTGACCAGCCTTTCCATTCCCACTACAGAGGCTTTCCTTAGTTCCTGGACCCGAAACCTTGGAAACACTTCTAACTATTCACCTCCCAGGAGGCCCCATCAGATTACCAAGTGCAAAAGAGATATTGAAGGAAACACGCACACGCGCAcacgtacatacacatacacacacacacacacacacacacacacacacgcaccaggAAAGTAGAAAAGTCTCTGGGATGAGGGAGGTGGATGGTCAGGCTCCCTTTGCGCTCACATAACAGATAACCAGCTTGTCAAGCCAGTGTGGAGCTGAAAGGGAGACCGATGACGAATGAGTCTCTTTCAGCAAGTATCCCGGATGGAGCTCATAATTCTTCCTGGATGGTCTCCAGCATCTCTGTCTGCACAGCCTGGGTGATGAGAGTCAGCTCCTGGGAAAGTGTCTCATAGCGATAGGCTACCCGGATGTCTGGCACATTGGTACGACGGATGTCATTGCCTTCTGACCCCTCCTTCAGGTAGTTGGGTCCAAGCCAGTAGCTCTTCACCTGAGGAACAAAGGCAGAAATCAACCCAGGGTTAGGACCAAGAGCAGCCTATGTTTTCCATCTGGACATTCAAAGACAAAAATATTAATGAAGGATACGGTATAATTCATAGTCACTCTGGGAGTGAAATGGGAagtctaaatttaataaataaattaacaaatcctttaaaaaacaaaacaagagctAGCACCAACTATTCCTccgtcttcctcttcctctctctccctccctccctctttctttctctctctctctctctcacacacacatgcaaactaATACATTCACTCATGGGTTTTAAATTCTCGCCTTATGTTCATTTTAGTGCCTGCTCTGGACTTTTGCCTAGCAAAGAATTGCACAAATGTCTCAATAGCACCCCGCACCCACCCCCCAGAAAAGCTACCCTCCATTCAGTCCATGAGAACAAGATATCTTAGCAGAGGCACAGTGGTACTACAATGGCAAAGATAAAGTTTTTGGACAGGCATTTctgctttttgctcatttgtaGTAGTTAAAACTATCAGAAAAAAGGGCTTAAATATCCATCTTATTCTTACTGCTGCACAATTAATGTGCCAAGTTTCACTGGGATTTTGATCAAGAGTGCAATGCCTCCTGGAATTTTACAAGATGCATCAAGGTGTAGTAGGTTTATCATGCCATATCAATATAACTAATTCCTTGGCATCCACGGACAACAAGCAGGCTGCCCTAAGCTGAGAACAAACTAATGATTTGGGGAAGTAGAAACACCCTtttggaggggaggagggaactTACGTAAAAAATTAAATCAGTTTAATAAGGATTGAGCATAATAAGTGAGAAGATAACAGCAGCTATTATGTACATGGGAGAAGGAAAGGCTGAAGGAAAAAGAGGGATGGCAGATACCGCCCCACTGTACTCTTTAAGACAAATTGTTTTTGAACTTCAGGAGGGTAGCTACCTCACTGGTGAAAGGATCACATCTGCAGGGGTCTTTATCTACAATCTCCCCAGCATAAAATGGATTCATTTCCAGCCTAATTTCCCAGGACTGCCATGACGCTTTCAGGACAAAGGCTGCTCTTTTGCTGAAGATGGAATCAAGGGAAGGGAGGTATTGGATATGCTTTCTTCAACATTAGTCCTCAAAGGATTGCCTTCCCTTGAGTACAGACTTGGTTGAAGAGGAGGCCGCGTATAGGTGTTAAGTCTTCTACAGCAAACAGGCTGGTTTAGATGAATAAAGGTAGAGGTAAagtttcctcttgcacatatgtgctagtcgttcccgactctagggggcagtgctcatctccatttcaaagccaaagagccagtgctgtccaaagacatctcagtgatcatgtggccaacatggctAAATggtgaaggcgcatggaatgctgttacctccccaccaaatgtccttatttttctacttacatttttacatgtttttgaactgctaggttggaagctgggacaagtaattggagctcactccattgcgcagcactagggattcaaaccgccgaactgcccacctttctgatcgacaagctcagcatcttagccactaagccaccatgtAAATTTCTGTAAATCCCCTCCCCTTGAACTTCAGAGCATTTTTGGGGGAGGTGGTAGCCTGAAGTCAATCCCTTCCAGAGAAGATTCTACATTACCTTGTGGGAGAAGCCACTCATGAGCACGCTGTTCCGTGCCAGTTCACACATATCGCAGGAACTGAGCTTCCAAACCTGTGTGGCAATGCTGTACTCTTCCATCAAGGGTTCCTGGAAGCAATATTGTCAGTCAGACCCAGATACATGCAAATTGAACATTACCAAGCAGCAAAATAGGATACCAGACTGGCTTCAGTGATGTTAGCACATATCAAATTAGTTGTGCACAGTGCAAACTGTATGcagtaggcagtggtgggtttcaaaattttttagaacctcttctgtgggtgtggcgtgctttgtgggagtggcttgccagccatgtgaccgagtgggagtggcttgccagccatgtgaccgaatgggagtggcttggcagtcatgtgactgggtgggcatggccaacttgtaaaatgtggtgaaactcacttaacaacgctcttgcttagcaaccaaaatgttggctcagaaactctgcatttgaagcatgcaagtcttaaagctgtcaagttacaagacccttggatccctaaccctttagaagaaaaaaccccaggggtgttcaaacttgacagctttaagacttgtggacttcaactcccagaattcctcctctcgctcttcatcttgatgatgtgcggacgggcggagggagggagctggaaccggttctaaatggcactgtagatttgtggaacctcttctatagaagaggttagaactgccaggaacccacccctggcagtaGGCAGCAACTGAAAAGTCCAGAGCTATAAGCTAGATTGGAAAGTGGAGAATTATCACAGAAGAAGGCAACCACTTCCACATCAGGACAAAACTCCAACATCAGTAAGGAATGAAGCAAGTTTACTTTCTAATAAAAACTGAGcagaaaacattttcattattttatctcTGGTAGAAATTGGAGAACAGTGTGTGCCTGGGATAAGTGAAagatatgcaggtagtccttgacttacgatgacAATTGAGGCCaacctttctgttgttaagtgagatatttgttaagcgggttttgcaccattttacaacctttcttgccatagccgttaagtgaatcactgcagctgataagttggTAACCCAATTgctaagtcaatctggcttcccaacagactttgcttctcagaaagccGTAAaagaggggatcacatgaccttgggacacagctgcggtcataagtatgaaccagttgccaagcatctgaattttgatcacatgatcaaaattcgttGATATAAAATTCATAAgagcgaaaaatggtcataaatcactttttcaatgctgttgtaactttgaacagtcactaaatgaactgttgtaagtccaggactacttgTAAACAGCTAAAACAACATCTTAGGTTTCCAAAAACagttggttggggggggggggtgtcccaagTTGCCACAAATATTTCTACGGACTGAACCAAAGGCAAAGCATGTTCTATTTACACCGTTTTTTTACTTTGGTTCTTGTGACCAAAGTTTGATTTTTGAGCCACTAGGTGGAGACATTTCAATTACACTAGACAAGGAAGATTTTGCTTCCTAACACTTTCCCCTGTGTCTCTCATAAATGTTTGGCTGCTAATCACAAAAATAACCTGGAATTTAACCATCATTTTCTAGATATTTTCTGTTTTTACACAATGGCAATATGCACCCTTCAGTTCCGACTGGCTATGACGCACACATGAAATAAACACGAGAAAACATGGAACTGTTATTGAAGCACATGTACTAAACCAAGCACAACAGGAACATCTGCAGAGATCTAAACATGGCAGCTTTGCTGCTTGGAATGAAGCATTAGGCAGTTAACACATGATACAGGCAGAGGAAACACTTATACAGCTATCTTTTCTTTCTAGTATTTGGCCACACTGCATCAGCTAAAAAGAAGGGCATCTTTCCTCCCTTGTGCCATCTTTcattcctttggggggggggtcatacaTGCTACGCGACACTCACCTTAGTGAAATGGAACTGCAGGGGATCGTCTGTGGACAGGGAGACCACGAGCCCCCGTGACAGGTACTCAGGTAGCGGATTACGATGGTAGCTTAAGAACAGACTGTTATTGCTAAGTGGAGACATAGCAATGCCAATCTGAGCCAGGTAGTAGAGATATTGCAGCACCGGTGCCTAGAGAGAAACTCAATGTTAAGGCATGATGTATCTCAAGTAAACACTGAGCCCTTCTTAATGCTTGCTTCTGGATAAATATACATGGGTTCCCCCTTCCAGTTGGAAAAGTCGTGCATAGAAACTCTTTCAAGAGACTGCAAGTATCACCAGCATGCAAGCCCAATAATGATCTATTCACATTTCCTTTATAGGAGCACAGTGGCTCACGTGATTAGGGCACTGGGTTGACAAGCAGCAAGCCCACCTTTGAAACCCAAATGCTGCTGTGGGACCGGATGAGTTCACCTCACTTGCTCCAGATCCTCTTGACCTAGcacagtgatggccaacctttttggcaccgagtgcccaaaccagaacatgtgtgcatgtgcttgAGCatgggaaacccaaagaccagctggccggtgcatacATGCCTGGGTTTTGGGCATTTGGGagcctttttcaggctgttttggggccatttacaggctgtttttcaagctgttttgaggttattttggggctgtttggggagttttttggcctgaaaatggcctcttttttaaaccagaagagcagctggctagagcacatgtgcccacacagagggctctatgtgccgcctctggcacacatgccaaagattcgccatcacggacctagcatttcgaaagcatgcaTTTGCAAGTAGCTAGGCAGGTGCTACTTCAGTGAGCACGTTAATGGGGAAAGGACTCCCCAACTGGGCATCCCCCCCCAGAGAatggtgatgtcaccagctaatctTTGCAACCCATAAGCACCTTGGTGCTTCCGACACAAGTGCGATGTGATTTTCTTTTTGCCTTCTGCCTAGGTTCCTACTGCATGTTTACAGTAGCCTTGATCACAACACCCAAAGGTATGTGGTGGTTTAAGCAGCAGCTTTGCTTCTAAGCAATGTTTCTGCTTCATCACACATATGGGCATGTCCCAAAGTCCATGTTTCTAGACGTGGCATCAACTCATTTCCGTTCCCTTACCTTGCGAAGGAGGAGGCCGTGAGATATGTTTTCTGACAGCATGAAAGCCGACACAAGATGATGGATGGGTCCTGCCTCCCCACAGTGGGGTCGCAGCACGAAGGTGTGGAAGCACCTCTTcctaggggaaaaaaggaaagcaaaatatACAGCTTACAAATGAATGGCATTTCGGAAAAGGAGAAGTCAAAATGCTGGTAAAATGGGAAGAGGAACAGGAATTAATGCCCAGCTTACAGCACCAAAGATATAAAGCTGAAACATAGGCCACAAACTCTGGGTATTTGAGTGTCTTAATATGTTGCTATTATTATCAGAAAGGTGATAAAAAGGGTATTCAAGGCCTTAAAAACCATTCTGGAGGAGACACAAATTCAGAAAAGGTGGGTGAGGAGGCAGATAAGAAGCAGACCACCTACCTACGCAGATGATTCAACACCACCATATTAGCATAGGTGTAATAAAGGTAATAGGAATATGGCGGGTTATCTTCTTCCATCCAACTGCCAGGTAAGGGACTGTCCAAGTTGAAGATATGGTGTTCTGGCTTGGACTCATCGTCTACGCTATCAAAACCATCCACCTATCCATTCAAAAAccagaggaaagaaagggaggggatgaAAATATGCTTGCATCGTCATTCATTTTATGCAAATCAGCCAGAATGATCTTGACAGTTATTTAAGACTGATAATATATCAATGTATATCATTCTACTATATGCTAAGTAAATGGTCTTCAGGATCAAGCATATACAAGAATCACATATATAACATTTGTCCTTCACTCTTCCCCAAATGCAGAGATACTATTAGCCATCCCTTTAACAAGTACTAGAAAttaggtggttgtttttttttttgcaacatcccTACTTACATGCTCCAAGAAGAGATGCAATTCTGGGTGGCTGGCAGGGTTGATGGTGGCTTCAAAGAGAGGTAAGAAAATGTTCTCTAACATCTCCTGAAAGTTGGCCAACTGTTTCTTTGTTTTGTATACGTCACTGTTAAAAATCGAGAAACAAAAAGTGACAGTGCTCCATCACACATAAATCTCTTCATTCCTGACAATTGACAATCGTGTTCCTCAAAGTTTGTTCTGAGCTGACTGAGGCTGTAATTAACAGCCGTGTACTGTGACACTCCACATACTCATATCCTtggaagaagagaggagtgggTAGCATACTTCCTAGAAGACTAAACTAGttcatttttccccttctgttgTCAATGTATTAGGTGGTACCCAATTCCCTGTTCTCTGGCCAGAAAAATctcaagctgcccagagtcaccttgtaggaagatgggtggcataaaaatttaataaataaataattttaatgaataaataaatatgtttcccAGTCAAATTGTTTTTCCTCTAGTACCAAAAAACTGCAAACACTTCTTCCCACATCTCTGCCTTCCCTGGCATTAAAGTTACCACAGAAATTATGAACGAATACTTAAGTGTGCCTTGATCGCACTTAAAATCGGCTGCTTTGTGGTAAGGCTTGCACAGCTTCGGGGAATGAGAGCCAGATCACTTAAGAAACCCAACTGCTTCAACAAATCCAATTCCCAACAGTCTTCACTGCAGATTTCATACAGCAgagatggttggaagaaataacaatcttacactcaaaggtgcttttcccccccaaaggtGTGCAAAAGTTTTGCTTCTCGCTTCTTCAGTCctgaaatgaagaagcttcttgcataagaagcaaaatgttttcaaggaaaaaaaacaagaaagtccaattgccttttggaaaaagcacttttggaaaaccatgaactggatgattgagaatctccatagatatcttaCACAGTGATTTAGTTAAGAGAGGgtgtattttgggggaaatgtgcAAGTTTTTATGACCATTTACAAATACTTTCAAAGTAGCTTTTTGCTACTTTGctagagttaactgcagtaacagttatcagttccttgcgataattgcaaagctgtgagctcccagccgaaaggctgaaaattaagttctggcaagcagtctttgtggcacaaaacacaatgagcaaaatcttcagaaatacaaactgttgtctcctatgacaaccactcccctttccttctatttattccccagccagggagccgtccatgtgtgctttgcttcccgagtcgactccttgtcctccgttgttcccctctcctaactgctctgtgcatacgtgcatctggaacaggcctcagctgttcttcctcctcactcatttCAGCcttcaaaggcagctgcctctccggtggctgggaaatgtcggacggccctggctctatctctgcgtccgacgcagagcatccatcagagcctttcccagacttcagcactggcccaagttcctctccaacctcctcattgcccgactctgccaccagctctgctggcagcctgcagaccacaacagggtttttttttcctgaatggtaGACAGAAATCTGTTGCAACCCTTTCCagttcagatgtttcattactcaactagatcctgtaacatcatcagtgcaagtctTACCACTTTAGCTCATAAGCTGATATTTTACTACACTGAGCAGCTAAGTCCAAAGGGTGGTTTCCCACTAACTGGGATTACAACTGCTGTGGAAATCAAAGCTAAGATCCAACCACAGAAAACTAAAGGGCCCTCTGTATTTCTTATGAAGATGGTTGCTCTCTGTGACTGTCAAAAAATACAGTGGAAAGCTACTTGTAGCATAAAGAGCCTTCTATAAGACAGCAGAACAATTTCCCCACAAGGACACCCAGATATATAATAAGGCACAGCGATCTCATTGATCCTAAACATGGACGCTCAGAAATTGGTTCTAGGATTGCAGCCTCTAAGGTTTAACTTTAATCATACCTGTCCAAACAACATGGTTTTCGATaagtcttctaaaaaaaaaaaaagacagtggaAGAGTAACATTTATCTTCCTTAGGGTGTTATCTTGGTGCCAGAATTATAAAAAAAAGCAAGTCCTGTACCCACTTTTTACTAGACAGAAGTGACTGTTGAGTATTAACAATACAACAGCTAATATATGCAAAGTCTTTTGTGATTCTGCAAGTTTCTGCACGCTTTTGAAACTGCAAAACCAAGAGAGAGGTACTCACAATAGCCGAGGCACTTGCACCAGCCAGCGTACATTGTTGGAATGCACTCGGTGGGTAACAGCCCACTTGGCCAACTTATCCCACTCATCCCGTGCTCGGCCGTAGATTGACAGCCGCAGTTCTGCATTCTGATATTTGCTCTCTTCTAGATCAAACATGACTTCCTACCAGGAGAGAATGAGCTTGTTAGCACTTTAAGAATAAGAGCTCTTCCTTAAAAAAGCCAATACGAATGCATGTTcttatatcctgccttttgtCTGAAAGTTCTGGGTGACTCAGATGGGGATCTCCCCTCATTTTCTTCCCAAACAACAATCCTATGAACCAGGTTGAGTGACAAAGAGGCCGGTTGAAATTCATTCAACAAATCATGCAGTTAAATAGAGAAACTGCCTGCAGATTGCCTGATCCACTTCCAGTTTgcatattgggccatttttcaccctccccaggctcctagaaagtttctggagcctggggagggtgaaaaatcgaTGTATCAGGCCCaccagaagttggaaaatgggctgtttccagcctcctgagggcctccggggggcagTGGagaccatttttggcctccccatgcTCCAAGAAAGTcgtgcacgcatgtgcggggcagcaggggggtcatgcacgcatgcgcaggggtCACTGTGCGGGGGTGGGCACTTatggcacccgaggcgaaaaaagttcgccatcactgggctaggcATACCGTGGTTTCCAACTACAATGACTAGGTAAGTATTGTAGCATGATGTGACATGAATAGATTGGCTTCAACTTCTGATAATTGAGGGACAAACATATAAACACTTAAGATTGGGCTTCTAATGTTCAGAAGTGAGTTATGGCCATTACTGGGCCTGCAGTAATCAAGAAATAACCTTTATACACCCACCACCCCTTTCTGCTCCCCCATGTGactttattacttattacttctCCAAAACCAACCTGCTTGGTTTTCCCAAGCTTCAAAGCCCCAAAAGATAGCTATATTTAAGTCTGCATAACTTGTTCAGCTCCCCTGGCTTTAAGAAAGTATCCACGAATGAGGCCAACTCGCAAGGTAGTCCAGATGCGAAGCACAAGCAGATGGACTGATCctactttattataaggttacattaacaggaTCTTGCCAGTCTGAAAAtccatttctcccccctcccccccaactgcCTTTGCAGCCtaaaaaactagggagggtcccttctgagacatCTGCCATGCCCACATTCCTTCTGCAGGCTGTCTCTTGTCCAACTCTTCCCCTGGCTGGGGCAATTCCCTATCTCTCCGGGACATTCCCACACACCATTACAGCAGCCCTCACCTTGATGATATGAGCAAAGTATTTTCCAGAGACTCGGTTGTCTGTTTTAATGAAAATCTCCCGCAGAATAGACTCTCCTATGGGGTTGTATTTGGCATTGAACTTGTCAAATCGATGAAAGGTGTTACGATCCTATTAATAGAGAGAATGCCAAGATAAATCATGATAAGCCAGAATGCAACAGCAGTGCCTTCTCTTCCTCACTTAGCACTACTGATAAAGATATATTTCTTATTCATAATTCCCTCCATCATCTCCCTTTGATTGGAGAGCATTGCCTCCCAAGATCAGAAGCTGCTATGTATTTCTTCAATGatcactttcttctcttttataAATACTgccaaatcacacacacacaaacacaaacacacacacacaaacacacacatatttgtatgtgtatgttccagcataactctggaacgcctcgagcaatttcaatcaaaacttggtacatagatgacttagtctctggaaacaaatattgtggtggtaagacacccctaaaactccttgggatgtgtgttctgttaagatacagcatgttgtgccttaagatagcttctactgtactgctgtaaaatggattcTGCTGTACAGTGCAgaagagttgccatggtaacggcttcacagtactccacaaggacgctacctctggtaagggggaaaatccaacattagaaattatgttaggTCCAGACATTTCCACCCTATAAATAAATCCCTGGGCACCACCAGGTTTTCAGCTAGTTGCTTATAATTGAGGCAACTTTAGAGCTGTGTTCCAATAGACCTGAAAAACTCAGAAACTACCATTCTGCATGTGAGACCATTCTACTGTAAAGAATAAGAAAGTTTTGTCCAGCCTAGTGTCCAAAATTAAGATTGCTATTAGTCCAGTAGGAAAATCAGTTTCTAATTTTCTTTGTAAGTCAGAGGAAAGCTACCCTCTTTGATGAATGCATCTGACATACCGCATGGACATCGAGGGTGTCCACACTCAGATCGTATGCTGTGAGATTCATGGTCTCAAAGACCTCTTTAAGGGTTTGCTCCTTGCCCTTTTCCACATGAACGATTTCCTCCAGGTGTTTCTTCATAGCCCGTTTGATGAAGCGCAGCAGATGCTTCTGATTCATGCAGGATGAGGCATGGATGTGTGTGTCCACCTGATCAAAGGATTAGTGGGTAAGTATACAAGCTAGGAAGATGGAAGCTTATCTTAGACATCAGTTCATTCGCTGACTTCAAGAAAAACTGTTATTCTCAAACTCAATTCTATTTTTCAATCCCTTAAATGGAAGTAATACTGACTTTCTTCTAAGATTGTTATATTCattaacataccatatttttcggactataagatgcactggtgtataagacgcatcaatatttcaaagaggtaagtaagaaaaaaaagtttttgtcctccccggcccccaggagcaatctgcaggcttcagcaggactgggggaaggcaaaaacaccaaTTTTTGCGAAGATTTGTGGAAAACAGGCCTTTCTCCAACCCTgctaaagcctgcagagtgcttctggaggttgGGGGAAGCAAAAACGCctcagttttttgcaaaaaatgggctgttttttgcaaaaatgggatttgGGGGCAGGACTTCAGgcggccaaaaatggctgtatttgatgtataagacgtaccaacatttccatgctcttttggggggctggggagatgtgtcttatactctgaaaaatacggtaattatttggattttgttttttaaaaagacaatctgTATATACCAATCCAAAATAGGCCAGAGGTGCAAATGTGAGTACAAAACTCAGCATTTCTGTTGAAagtattgtcaggcctgcagaggttcctttaagaatctttggctgGCCAcgctctcattaagggggggaatagcaaggggtagaa from the Thamnophis elegans isolate rThaEle1 chromosome 5, rThaEle1.pri, whole genome shotgun sequence genome contains:
- the AMPD2 gene encoding AMP deaminase 2 isoform X1, coding for MSSGVGPPKSGSPLRKRASLQAPSPGEIHGGPRSRQLQPARSLPGPSHCLKHFPVDLRTSMDGKYKELAEELFCHSLAESEMRSAPYEFPEDSPIEQLEERRQRLERQISQDVKLEPEILLRAKQDFLKIDSAADLQLFKEQGEDLVDYLPKDRDVFLDREFQRVTISGEETCGVPFTDLLDAAKSVVKALFIREKYMGLSLQSFCKTTARFLQDLSEKPLVLRMYEEIAETPVAADAPVHPPFGNQHPYEKCDPESMPGDLGFGLRMVNGVVHVYTKQDITDKTTELDLPYPDLQEFVADMNVLMALIINGPIKSFCYRRLQYLSSKFQMHVLLNEMKELAAQKKVPHRDFYNIRKVDTHIHASSCMNQKHLLRFIKRAMKKHLEEIVHVEKGKEQTLKEVFETMNLTAYDLSVDTLDVHADRNTFHRFDKFNAKYNPIGESILREIFIKTDNRVSGKYFAHIIKEVMFDLEESKYQNAELRLSIYGRARDEWDKLAKWAVTHRVHSNNVRWLVQVPRLFDVYKTKKQLANFQEMLENIFLPLFEATINPASHPELHLFLEHVDGFDSVDDESKPEHHIFNLDSPLPGSWMEEDNPPYSYYLYYTYANMVVLNHLRRKRCFHTFVLRPHCGEAGPIHHLVSAFMLSENISHGLLLRKAPVLQYLYYLAQIGIAMSPLSNNSLFLSYHRNPLPEYLSRGLVVSLSTDDPLQFHFTKEPLMEEYSIATQVWKLSSCDMCELARNSVLMSGFSHKVKSYWLGPNYLKEGSEGNDIRRTNVPDIRVAYRYETLSQELTLITQAVQTEMLETIQEEL